In a genomic window of Candidatus Hadarchaeales archaeon:
- a CDS encoding histone deacetylase encodes MKLVFSEKCLEYGSPYHLENPRRLKKAYEILKELGYEFVEPKPASEEDLLLVHSKRYIDIIKSGKFFDPDTPAYPNIYEYARLAVGGAIKASEIQGFSLMRPPGHHAGRNGLALGAPTLGFCYFNNIAVAVKKLGLSTLIVDIDGHHGNGTQEIFMGDPKVRFLSLHRMGIYPGTGWDSGPNFVNIPLDEVGDEGYLRCLEKGLRKVRAEECEVIGISAGFDSHAGDLSSLGLTPEGFRRIGKKLAEYGKPIFGVLEGGYVGENLARSLHALIEGLED; translated from the coding sequence GTGAAGCTGGTCTTCTCGGAAAAGTGTCTGGAGTACGGTAGCCCGTATCACCTGGAAAACCCGAGGAGACTGAAGAAGGCCTATGAAATCCTGAAGGAACTGGGGTACGAATTCGTGGAACCCAAACCCGCAAGCGAGGAGGACCTCCTCCTAGTCCACTCCAAGAGATACATAGATATCATAAAGAGCGGGAAGTTCTTCGACCCCGACACCCCCGCCTATCCCAACATCTACGAATACGCCAGACTGGCTGTGGGAGGGGCCATCAAGGCCTCCGAGATCCAAGGTTTTTCCCTCATGCGTCCTCCCGGACACCATGCGGGAAGGAATGGACTGGCACTGGGTGCACCCACCCTAGGCTTCTGCTACTTCAACAACATAGCCGTGGCTGTAAAGAAATTGGGCCTTTCCACCCTCATCGTGGACATAGACGGACACCATGGAAATGGCACCCAGGAAATCTTCATGGGAGATCCCAAGGTAAGGTTCCTTTCCCTCCACAGGATGGGAATCTATCCGGGGACGGGATGGGACTCCGGACCCAACTTCGTAAACATTCCTTTGGATGAGGTTGGAGATGAAGGTTACCTCAGATGCCTCGAAAAGGGACTGAGAAAGGTGAGGGCTGAGGAATGCGAGGTGATAGGAATTTCCGCGGGTTTCGATTCCCACGCGGGGGACCTCTCCTCTCTCGGTCTCACCCCCGAAGGCTTCAGGAGGATAGGAAAGAAGCTTGCAGAATATGGAAAACCCATCTTTGGAGTGCTGGAGGGGGGATACGTGGGGGAGAACTTGGCCAGGAGTTTACACGCCCTCATCGAGGGACTGGAAGACTAA
- a CDS encoding radical SAM protein produces MPEVVLTADRNLMSDYGGSVFVGFAACAPKLLPDPLFRLFLCPPVPHRKGVALFAPSGTRKIEAVLLEEGFDVVVGHPEHLEEVVDERTRAIGITTNDPLGLGPASSTFSSLVGRETYSAIHFRELITHRIFRRKDLKVIVGGQGAWQLAESRMMAKYGIDCVVLGEGETVAPELFRKAVRGEPLPPIVQGGPTPLEKIPAIKNPTVDGIVEVARGCGRGCKFCVPTQRYLRSLPLEKIREEMRVNAVVGHLVIHAEDVLRYGANGILPEEEKVMALFQEVAKTGMDASVSHVAFASVVSAPSLVQKITELLGIGTKQKPFFGVQMGIETGSPSLIEKHMRGKTLPFKPEEWPEVVVKAHQILADHHWVPCSTLVMGLPGETPEDVERTRELVERLKEFKSLIVPLFFVPLSFLSGERFFTAKDMREEHWKLYAACLRHDFKWIKELARDHFKDSRIKRMMMGILTNFIRKRLEPYLKLMEEGKSPFRDGSSA; encoded by the coding sequence ATGCCTGAGGTAGTTCTGACCGCCGACCGCAACCTGATGTCGGATTATGGGGGATCCGTGTTCGTGGGCTTTGCCGCCTGTGCCCCCAAGCTCCTACCCGACCCACTCTTCCGTCTCTTCCTCTGTCCTCCCGTCCCCCACCGAAAAGGGGTGGCACTCTTCGCCCCTTCAGGAACTAGGAAGATCGAAGCCGTTCTCTTGGAGGAAGGTTTTGATGTGGTGGTAGGGCATCCGGAGCACCTGGAAGAGGTGGTGGATGAAAGGACCAGGGCCATAGGGATTACCACCAACGATCCACTGGGACTGGGACCCGCCTCTTCCACCTTCAGCAGCTTGGTGGGTAGGGAGACCTATTCGGCCATTCACTTCAGGGAACTGATCACCCATAGGATCTTCCGGAGGAAGGACCTGAAGGTAATCGTGGGTGGACAGGGTGCCTGGCAACTGGCAGAGAGCAGGATGATGGCAAAGTATGGAATAGACTGCGTAGTGCTTGGAGAAGGAGAAACCGTGGCACCGGAGCTCTTCCGCAAGGCGGTAAGGGGTGAACCCCTTCCACCCATCGTTCAGGGAGGACCGACTCCTCTCGAGAAGATTCCCGCCATCAAGAACCCCACCGTGGATGGAATAGTGGAGGTGGCTAGGGGATGCGGAAGGGGATGTAAGTTCTGTGTCCCCACCCAGCGCTACCTGCGCTCCCTCCCCCTCGAGAAGATCAGGGAAGAAATGAGGGTGAACGCGGTGGTAGGTCACCTCGTAATCCATGCGGAGGATGTGCTGAGATATGGGGCAAACGGCATCCTGCCGGAGGAAGAGAAGGTGATGGCCCTTTTCCAGGAAGTGGCCAAGACGGGAATGGACGCCAGCGTTTCCCACGTTGCCTTTGCCTCCGTGGTCTCCGCCCCTTCCCTGGTACAGAAAATCACGGAACTCTTGGGCATAGGGACCAAACAAAAACCCTTTTTCGGGGTCCAGATGGGGATAGAAACGGGATCCCCTTCCCTGATCGAGAAGCACATGAGGGGGAAAACCCTTCCCTTCAAACCAGAGGAATGGCCGGAAGTGGTGGTAAAGGCCCACCAGATCCTGGCGGATCACCACTGGGTTCCCTGCTCCACGCTGGTAATGGGTCTTCCCGGAGAAACCCCCGAAGATGTGGAAAGGACGAGGGAACTCGTGGAAAGGCTGAAGGAGTTCAAATCCCTGATCGTCCCCCTCTTCTTTGTTCCCCTGAGCTTCCTGAGCGGGGAGAGGTTCTTCACCGCAAAGGACATGAGGGAGGAGCACTGGAAACTCTACGCCGCTTGCCTCAGACATGACTTCAAATGGATAAAGGAGCTCGCAAGGGACCACTTCAAAGACAGCAGGATCAAGAGGATGATGATGGGAATTCTGACGAACTTCATCAGGAAAAGACTGGAACCTTATCTCAAGCTGATGGAAGAGGGAAAAAGCCCCTTCAGAGACGGGAGCAGCGCCTGA
- a CDS encoding LLM class flavin-dependent oxidoreductase yields MGLGIGTVGPINPSLFRVDEQGRPQVDTVWRVAKSCEEKGYHSVWYADHLMGWFPPHDFYDPIATLAFVASRTEKIKIGTSVTDPIRRNPVMLSQSMLTLDHISRGRCIFGLGTGEAMNYTPYGMEYSKQVGKFEEALRIIRLSWEAGRGNLVNFEGKFWKLKNAPFDLLPYGEKPPPIWVAAHGPRMLKVVGELADGWLPMMMTPQEYGEKAEVIREAAERVGRKAAEITLALYAPLVIAETREECLKMMENPVLKGYALTLPPSAYERRGLKHPLGERFNPFADFIFTELSERVVEAVQHIPTDLAAESFVYGTPEEVVETLKLYAEKGAEVVVLWNQTPFADPSKTGTSYRLIDEVVRRCSRL; encoded by the coding sequence ATGGGGCTGGGAATAGGGACGGTGGGTCCTATCAATCCTTCCCTTTTCCGGGTGGACGAGCAAGGTCGTCCCCAAGTAGATACCGTTTGGAGGGTAGCTAAGAGTTGTGAGGAAAAGGGATATCATTCGGTTTGGTACGCGGATCATTTAATGGGTTGGTTCCCGCCCCACGATTTCTATGATCCCATAGCCACCCTGGCCTTCGTGGCTTCCAGAACCGAAAAGATCAAAATAGGGACCTCCGTCACCGATCCCATCAGGAGGAACCCAGTGATGCTTTCCCAGAGTATGCTAACCCTGGACCACATTTCCAGGGGAAGGTGTATTTTCGGTTTGGGAACGGGTGAAGCCATGAACTACACCCCCTATGGGATGGAGTACTCAAAACAGGTGGGAAAATTCGAGGAGGCCCTGAGGATCATAAGGCTCAGCTGGGAGGCGGGTAGGGGAAACTTGGTGAACTTTGAGGGAAAATTTTGGAAGCTGAAGAACGCTCCCTTCGATCTCTTGCCTTACGGAGAAAAACCCCCACCCATTTGGGTGGCAGCGCATGGTCCCAGAATGCTGAAGGTGGTGGGGGAACTTGCGGATGGTTGGTTGCCCATGATGATGACCCCGCAGGAGTACGGGGAGAAGGCGGAGGTGATAAGGGAAGCAGCTGAGAGGGTGGGAAGGAAGGCCGCGGAAATCACTCTGGCCCTCTACGCCCCCCTCGTCATAGCGGAGACCAGAGAGGAGTGTCTAAAGATGATGGAAAATCCCGTACTCAAGGGATATGCCCTTACCCTCCCACCTTCCGCCTACGAGCGTAGGGGACTGAAACATCCTCTGGGTGAACGTTTCAACCCCTTTGCCGATTTCATCTTCACCGAACTCTCCGAAAGGGTGGTGGAGGCGGTACAGCACATACCCACCGATCTCGCCGCGGAGAGCTTCGTTTACGGTACTCCGGAAGAGGTGGTGGAGACCCTTAAGCTTTATGCGGAGAAGGGGGCGGAGGTAGTGGTGCTCTGGAACCAGACCCCCTTCGCTGATCCCTCCAAAACTGGAACCTCCTACAGGCTCATAGACGAGGTGGTCAGGCGCTGCTCCCGTCTCTGA
- a CDS encoding VOC family protein translates to MKFGVNQVGIVVEDLDRAREACIQFFGEESLPPLEFETGGARLKLAFFQAGEIQLELIQVLEGETIHSKFLKEKGEGLHHLGYFVEDLEKSLSLLEKEGIKVLWKGEVPGAAKFAYLDTEKMLGIVLELIQLG, encoded by the coding sequence ATGAAATTCGGAGTAAATCAAGTGGGAATAGTGGTGGAGGATTTGGATAGGGCGAGAGAGGCCTGTATCCAGTTCTTTGGGGAAGAAAGTCTTCCTCCGCTGGAGTTCGAGACGGGTGGTGCCAGACTGAAATTGGCTTTCTTTCAGGCGGGTGAAATACAATTGGAACTCATCCAAGTGCTGGAAGGAGAAACCATCCATTCCAAATTTTTGAAGGAAAAGGGTGAGGGTTTGCACCATCTCGGATACTTCGTGGAAGATCTGGAAAAGAGTCTCTCACTCCTCGAGAAGGAAGGGATAAAGGTTCTTTGGAAGGGGGAAGTGCCGGGGGCTGCGAAGTTCGCCTATTTGGACACGGAAAAGATGCTGGGTATTGTACTCGAACTCATCCAGTTGGGATAG
- a CDS encoding thiamine pyrophosphate-binding protein has product MPVLTGGEILTKCLVQEGIDKVFGVPGGELTPFLEALRKEPGIDFFLTRHEQAAAHMADACYRLTGKVAACVGTVGPGAADLVPGVYPAFADGIPLIVLTAQHQSWKCYPDRASMQSLDQLQLLKAVTKWSAVIYHGERIPELLDRGLRAAFRGRTGPIHLDLPVDLLFKRFEVPSDQFIPPSHRYDALQPPVGRKELVEKAVEMLLQAENPLIHAGGGALWSGAYEELRELVEYLSIPLTPSHAAKGILPEDHPLYLIPDSPAALGAQASADLVLVVGCRMGDLDFFGRPPAWGEPGVQKVVQIDLDPENLALNRQVDLAILGDAKATLRLMLEEVKKRSDPRKRDLSHWKREEEEWIKENERIALGSYEGVHPMRVVYEVRKFFPRNAITVVDGGNVGLWAHYLNRVYEPRTFLWAADSGHLGTGLPYAIAAKLVRPEREVYLLTGDGSLMFNVQEMETAARLGTKIYVIVLNDRSYGMIRGVQHLLYKGEYYGVDFSDVDYARVAEGMGWFGRRIREPEEIPRALEEAKAQNKPALLDVINPKELSMLPPDLEMLGAIWMEGVEFPT; this is encoded by the coding sequence TTGCCCGTCCTGACGGGAGGGGAGATCCTAACCAAGTGTCTGGTCCAAGAAGGAATAGACAAGGTCTTCGGTGTGCCCGGTGGGGAGCTCACCCCTTTCCTGGAAGCCCTGAGGAAGGAACCGGGCATAGATTTCTTCCTCACCAGGCATGAACAGGCTGCCGCCCATATGGCTGACGCCTGTTACCGCCTCACGGGAAAGGTGGCCGCCTGCGTGGGAACGGTTGGACCAGGGGCCGCCGACCTGGTTCCAGGAGTTTACCCTGCCTTCGCCGATGGCATCCCCCTGATAGTACTCACCGCCCAACACCAGAGCTGGAAGTGCTACCCGGACAGGGCAAGTATGCAGAGCCTAGACCAGCTTCAGCTTCTCAAGGCCGTCACCAAATGGAGTGCCGTGATCTATCATGGAGAAAGGATTCCAGAGCTTCTGGACAGGGGACTGAGGGCAGCCTTCCGCGGGAGGACGGGACCTATCCATTTGGATCTCCCCGTGGACTTGCTCTTCAAGCGCTTTGAGGTCCCTTCCGATCAGTTTATCCCGCCTTCTCACCGATACGATGCTCTCCAGCCACCGGTGGGAAGGAAAGAGTTGGTGGAGAAGGCCGTGGAAATGCTCCTACAAGCGGAGAACCCCCTCATCCATGCCGGGGGAGGAGCCCTGTGGTCCGGAGCCTACGAAGAGTTGAGGGAACTGGTGGAGTACCTCTCCATTCCCCTCACCCCAAGTCATGCTGCTAAAGGAATCCTTCCCGAAGATCATCCCCTCTATCTCATACCAGATTCTCCGGCGGCATTGGGAGCCCAAGCGAGTGCGGATCTGGTGCTGGTGGTGGGATGCAGGATGGGGGACCTGGACTTCTTCGGCAGACCCCCCGCTTGGGGTGAACCCGGTGTCCAGAAGGTGGTCCAGATCGATTTGGATCCCGAAAATCTGGCCTTAAACCGGCAGGTGGACTTGGCCATCTTGGGAGATGCGAAAGCCACCCTGAGACTCATGTTGGAAGAAGTGAAAAAGAGGAGCGATCCCAGGAAGAGAGACCTTTCTCACTGGAAGAGGGAAGAGGAGGAGTGGATTAAGGAGAACGAAAGGATAGCGTTGGGAAGTTATGAGGGTGTTCATCCGATGAGGGTGGTGTACGAAGTAAGGAAATTCTTCCCAAGAAACGCTATCACGGTGGTAGATGGAGGAAACGTGGGGCTTTGGGCCCATTATCTGAACCGTGTCTACGAACCAAGAACCTTCCTTTGGGCGGCCGATTCCGGTCACCTCGGTACCGGATTGCCCTACGCCATTGCAGCCAAACTCGTTCGTCCGGAGAGGGAGGTCTATCTCCTCACGGGTGATGGTTCCCTCATGTTCAACGTACAGGAAATGGAAACGGCTGCAAGGTTGGGGACCAAAATCTACGTGATCGTTCTCAACGATCGTTCCTACGGAATGATAAGGGGGGTCCAACACCTTTTGTATAAAGGTGAGTATTATGGAGTGGATTTCTCGGACGTGGACTATGCGAGAGTGGCAGAAGGAATGGGATGGTTCGGGAGGAGAATAAGGGAGCCCGAAGAAATCCCCAGGGCACTGGAAGAAGCCAAGGCCCAAAATAAGCCTGCCCTCTTAGACGTGATCAATCCAAAGGAGCTCAGCATGCTCCCCCCAGACCTGGAGATGCTGGGTGCCATCTGGATGGAGGGAGTGGAGTTTCCCACTTGA
- a CDS encoding tautomerase family protein gives MPVVHVMVWKGFSNAAKKRVIGGITKVFTDMGVPAEAVEVILHEIPKENWGVSGEQASEKLKEVMPP, from the coding sequence GTGCCCGTGGTTCATGTAATGGTTTGGAAGGGATTTTCTAATGCCGCCAAGAAAAGGGTGATAGGAGGTATTACTAAGGTCTTCACCGATATGGGGGTACCCGCAGAGGCAGTGGAGGTAATTCTCCACGAGATCCCAAAGGAGAACTGGGGTGTTAGTGGAGAACAGGCCAGCGAAAAATTGAAAGAAGTGATGCCTCCCTAA
- a CDS encoding DUF72 domain-containing protein, with amino-acid sequence MVEILVGCCGYPCSRPKYYEKFKTVEIQSTFYKLPKPETASKWREEAPEGFVFTFKAFQGITHPTTSPTWRRSGLSQEELKGKEYGWLRPTEDNFEAWERTVEIGELLGARVCVVQCPPNFKYTKENVENMKKFFKKVKRKFSIAWEPRGDWEKYPEEIRKLCRELDLIHCVDPFRQEPLHFSRGMAYFRLHGLGKPSIYKYKFSDGELGELAERARKMEREVKEVYFMFNNVYMLEDALRFLKLMEGA; translated from the coding sequence ATGGTAGAGATACTGGTGGGGTGCTGTGGGTACCCTTGCTCTCGCCCCAAGTATTACGAGAAATTCAAAACCGTGGAAATTCAATCCACCTTTTATAAGCTTCCCAAACCCGAGACCGCTTCCAAGTGGAGGGAGGAGGCCCCCGAAGGGTTCGTCTTCACCTTCAAGGCCTTTCAGGGCATCACCCATCCCACCACCAGTCCAACTTGGCGTCGTTCTGGTCTAAGCCAGGAAGAACTGAAGGGCAAAGAATATGGATGGCTGCGTCCCACCGAAGATAACTTCGAGGCCTGGGAAAGAACGGTGGAGATAGGGGAACTGCTCGGTGCGAGGGTATGTGTGGTCCAGTGTCCACCCAACTTCAAATACACGAAGGAAAATGTAGAGAACATGAAAAAATTTTTCAAGAAGGTGAAGAGGAAGTTTTCCATAGCCTGGGAACCGAGGGGGGATTGGGAGAAGTATCCGGAAGAAATACGAAAACTCTGCAGGGAGCTGGACCTCATCCATTGCGTGGATCCCTTCCGTCAGGAACCCCTCCATTTCTCCAGGGGCATGGCCTACTTCAGGCTCCATGGCCTAGGCAAGCCTTCCATATACAAGTACAAGTTTTCCGATGGGGAATTGGGGGAGCTCGCCGAAAGGGCAAGGAAAATGGAAAGGGAAGTGAAGGAAGTCTATTTCATGTTCAACAACGTTTATATGCTGGAGGACGCCCTTCGGTTCCTCAAGCTTATGGAAGGTGCTTAA
- a CDS encoding MFS transporter gives MKTAYLLTLLSNTGVAFSSILIPLLSKELGLSFFQLGLVVMGYGLASALSYFIFGRFSDAIGRRTIFVKMGLLLCFPTFLSQVLIRGFGSMLLIRTLAGFCLGIGTFPLLAYLSGLPRYEARVWLFAGFTSLGWAVGYLGAGFLPSYGAAFFLSSLSFLLGFFFSLSLPEVRAERKNFSFLAVVRRNSKIYLHYLLRHTGAQCVWTVFPIYLVELGASRGWVGLLYALNCGLQFFIMAAFSRMREPPDDRMLVRTGLILSTVTFLAYSLATSYLHILPVQPVLAIAWSTLYVGSLLYLLRRNVEKATSTSLLGSTISVAGVIGPFLGGAVSEVFGLRAVMLTAFGLNLTATLLALGEKG, from the coding sequence ATGAAAACCGCCTACCTCCTCACCCTGCTTTCCAACACGGGAGTGGCCTTCTCCTCCATCCTCATTCCCCTCCTGAGCAAAGAGTTGGGACTCTCCTTTTTCCAACTGGGTCTGGTGGTGATGGGGTACGGTCTAGCCTCCGCCCTTTCTTATTTTATTTTCGGGAGGTTTTCGGACGCGATAGGAAGAAGGACCATCTTCGTTAAGATGGGTCTGCTCCTCTGCTTCCCAACCTTTCTTTCCCAAGTACTGATAAGGGGCTTTGGCTCCATGCTCCTCATAAGGACCCTGGCCGGCTTTTGTTTGGGGATAGGTACTTTCCCCCTCCTAGCCTACCTTTCGGGGCTTCCGAGATACGAAGCCAGGGTTTGGCTCTTTGCAGGTTTCACCTCTCTGGGCTGGGCAGTGGGATATTTGGGCGCAGGTTTTCTTCCGAGTTATGGAGCGGCCTTCTTCCTTTCCTCCCTTTCCTTCCTCCTGGGCTTCTTCTTTTCCCTCTCTTTACCCGAAGTAAGAGCGGAGAGGAAAAATTTCTCTTTCCTAGCGGTGGTCAGGCGCAACTCAAAGATCTACCTCCATTACCTGTTGAGGCATACGGGGGCCCAGTGCGTTTGGACGGTCTTTCCCATCTACCTGGTGGAACTGGGGGCAAGCAGGGGCTGGGTAGGCCTCCTCTATGCGCTGAATTGCGGCCTTCAGTTCTTCATCATGGCGGCCTTCAGCAGGATGAGGGAACCCCCAGACGACAGGATGCTGGTGAGGACGGGACTCATTCTTTCCACCGTCACCTTTTTAGCCTATTCCCTCGCCACTTCCTACCTCCACATCCTTCCCGTTCAGCCAGTGTTAGCCATCGCCTGGAGCACCCTCTATGTAGGTTCGCTGCTCTACCTCCTGAGGAGGAACGTGGAAAAAGCCACCTCCACGAGCCTCTTGGGATCCACCATCAGCGTGGCTGGGGTGATAGGACCCTTTTTGGGGGGTGCAGTTTCAGAGGTCTTCGGACTCAGAGCAGTGATGTTGACTGCCTTCGGTCTGAACTTAACAGCCACTTTACTGGCCCTTGGGGAAAAGGGCTAA
- a CDS encoding flavodoxin family protein: protein MPAVVIYYSKTGNTKKIAEAIARGAKARCEPVEKAEEVMKGADLFFIGTPVHSFGPSKPILEFLRKTDWSGKKVALFCTYAGLGNKRTLGKMAREIEKRGGKVVGEFWCKGRFKFLRKGKPDAEDERKAEEFGRKVVSGQGTS, encoded by the coding sequence ATGCCCGCAGTTGTCATTTACTATTCCAAAACGGGCAACACCAAGAAGATAGCGGAGGCCATAGCGAGGGGTGCCAAGGCTAGATGCGAACCCGTGGAAAAAGCAGAGGAAGTCATGAAGGGGGCCGACCTCTTCTTCATAGGCACCCCCGTCCACTCCTTTGGACCTTCCAAGCCCATCCTGGAGTTTCTGAGGAAGACGGACTGGAGTGGAAAGAAGGTGGCCCTTTTCTGTACCTATGCTGGTCTGGGCAACAAGAGGACCCTGGGGAAGATGGCCAGGGAAATAGAGAAGAGGGGAGGGAAGGTAGTGGGGGAGTTCTGGTGCAAGGGGAGGTTCAAGTTCCTTAGGAAGGGAAAACCCGACGCGGAAGACGAAAGGAAGGCGGAGGAGTTCGGTAGGAAAGTGGTCTCCGGTCAAGGAACATCCTGA
- a CDS encoding DUF134 domain-containing protein encodes MGPRWCRRCGKGVGRPPKPVVVGCLPPLRRLHPFPRCGGDPISLEVAEVEALRLTELEKLPLEEVGKRMGVSRNTAWRLVEGAREKLARALVEGRGIVILSDQDVP; translated from the coding sequence ATGGGACCCAGGTGGTGCAGGAGGTGTGGGAAAGGGGTGGGAAGACCCCCCAAGCCCGTGGTTGTAGGATGCCTACCTCCCCTTCGCAGGCTTCATCCCTTCCCACGCTGCGGTGGGGATCCTATCTCGCTGGAGGTGGCGGAGGTGGAAGCCCTCAGGCTGACGGAGCTGGAGAAGCTCCCCCTAGAGGAGGTGGGAAAGAGAATGGGGGTCTCCAGAAACACGGCCTGGAGGCTGGTGGAGGGCGCCAGGGAAAAGCTGGCGAGGGCGCTGGTGGAGGGAAGGGGAATAGTGATCTTGTCGGATCAGGATGTTCCTTGA
- a CDS encoding DUF5320 domain-containing protein — protein MWWEKRGWWCPRHPWPPAWARCWQPGWYPPAYPSKEEELRVLEEMKEELGKELREISRKIEELKGGK, from the coding sequence ATGTGGTGGGAGAAAAGGGGATGGTGGTGCCCCAGACATCCCTGGCCCCCGGCCTGGGCAAGGTGCTGGCAGCCTGGATGGTACCCGCCCGCCTACCCTAGCAAGGAGGAGGAGCTGAGGGTCCTCGAGGAGATGAAGGAGGAACTGGGGAAAGAACTCAGGGAGATAAGCAGGAAAATAGAGGAACTGAAGGGCGGGAAGTGA
- a CDS encoding permease: protein MPNRKTLLTVLAWFLLLFGLFTIVYHRVTGHPLAPVYRYGDLKSYHPVLIPFVYLASYLTRAWGAFLFAFMLGGMIEAFVPREKMKGYLSSKSLRSYVLAALFAPVLAVCSCAMIPIFGGILAAGAGIGPALTFLLMAPAGNFLAILFTSELISPVMAGARFAFAFLGAVFSSAC, encoded by the coding sequence ATGCCGAACCGCAAGACTCTCCTGACCGTACTCGCCTGGTTCCTCCTCCTCTTCGGTCTCTTCACCATAGTTTACCACAGGGTAACGGGACATCCCCTCGCACCCGTCTACAGGTACGGGGACCTAAAGTCCTACCACCCCGTTCTCATTCCCTTCGTGTACCTCGCCAGCTACCTCACCAGAGCCTGGGGGGCCTTCCTCTTCGCCTTCATGCTGGGGGGCATGATAGAGGCCTTCGTCCCCAGGGAGAAAATGAAGGGCTACCTCTCAAGCAAGAGCCTCAGGTCCTACGTGCTGGCCGCCCTCTTCGCCCCCGTTCTGGCCGTGTGCTCCTGCGCCATGATTCCCATCTTCGGGGGCATCCTAGCCGCGGGAGCGGGCATAGGGCCGGCCCTGACCTTTCTCCTGATGGCCCCCGCCGGAAACTTCCTCGCCATCCTGTTCACCTCCGAGCTCATCTCCCCTGTAATGGCGGGAGCACGCTTCGCCTTCGCCTTCCTGGGAGCCGTCTTTTCATCGGCCTGCTGA
- a CDS encoding permease encodes MGERDFREKSISSLYEAYALLRMILPYLLLGVAVVSFIDAYLPREAVGNYLRGGLGIFLGATIGVPLYTPTLVEVFFVKALLNSGMSSSAALAFLLGAPMSSVPSMMGVSRIVGWRTVATYALLAVLWAMIAGFAYFILTEG; translated from the coding sequence ATGGGGGAAAGGGACTTCCGAGAAAAGTCCATCAGCTCCCTATACGAGGCGTACGCCCTTCTGAGAATGATCCTGCCCTACCTGCTCCTGGGAGTGGCGGTGGTGAGCTTCATCGACGCCTACCTTCCAAGGGAGGCTGTGGGGAACTACCTGAGGGGAGGCCTAGGCATCTTTCTAGGGGCGACGATAGGGGTTCCCCTCTACACCCCCACGCTGGTGGAGGTGTTCTTCGTAAAGGCCCTTCTGAACTCAGGGATGTCTTCCAGCGCCGCCCTGGCCTTCCTGCTCGGTGCCCCCATGTCCTCCGTGCCCTCCATGATGGGGGTCTCGAGGATCGTGGGGTGGAGGACGGTGGCGACCTATGCCCTGCTCGCAGTCCTCTGGGCCATGATAGCGGGCTTCGCATACTTCATATTAACAGAAGGATAG
- a CDS encoding thioredoxin family protein: MKIEVFGVGCPKCKKTEENCRRAVKELGLKAEVTHVYDQAEMVKRGITSSPAVVIDGKLKVAGRVPEVEEIKKWLASK, from the coding sequence ATGAAAATAGAAGTCTTCGGAGTGGGATGCCCCAAGTGCAAGAAGACCGAGGAGAACTGCAGGCGAGCGGTGAAGGAACTGGGTCTCAAAGCGGAGGTAACGCACGTGTACGACCAAGCGGAGATGGTGAAGAGGGGGATCACGAGCAGCCCCGCGGTGGTGATCGACGGGAAGCTGAAGGTGGCTGGAAGGGTTCCTGAGGTGGAGGAAATCAAGAAGTGGCTGGCCTCCAAGTAG
- a CDS encoding DUF5661 family protein produces MVRKKISLEEARKIGEQLGLDWKDFDVEQFRYGMEVELEHGKRDPETNVTNDDLLLTGKIALAHLREFPDYYFRLKKMEKEAEEYWKRRKGRGKKK; encoded by the coding sequence ATGGTGAGAAAAAAGATCAGTCTGGAGGAGGCGAGGAAGATCGGGGAGCAACTGGGACTGGACTGGAAGGACTTCGACGTGGAGCAGTTCAGGTACGGAATGGAGGTGGAGCTAGAGCATGGAAAGAGGGATCCCGAAACCAATGTCACGAACGACGACCTTCTCCTCACCGGAAAAATCGCCCTGGCCCACCTGCGCGAGTTCCCCGACTACTACTTCAGGCTGAAGAAGATGGAAAAGGAAGCAGAGGAGTACTGGAAGAGGAGGAAGGGTCGAGGGAAAAAGAAATGA